The sequence gtgatcactcatatttcaaaaaccaaaaatcgatttttttataaaaactcgaaatatctaaaatggttaataatttggccaataagcattaaatcaagaaaaagagccagatctgttatcactcatatttctgaccaaaaatcgattttttttacataaaaactcaaaatatctaaattcgctaataacttggccaataagcgtttaatcaagaaaaggagctcgatctgtgatcactcatatttctggtcaaaaatcattttttctacataaaaactcaaaatatctaaattcgccaataagcgttaaatcaagaaaaagagctcgatctgtgatcacacatatttcggaacaaaaattgattttttttttataaaaactcgaaatttttaaatcgttagtaacttggcaaataagcgttaaatcaagaaaaagagccagatctgtgatcactcatatttcaaaaatcaaaaatcgatttttttttacataagaactcaaaatatctgaattcgctaataacttggccaataagcgtttaatcacgaaaagaagatcgatctgtgatcactcatatttctgacaaaaattcgatttttttatttaaaaactctaaattcgttaataacttggctatTAAGcgtaaaatcaagaaaaagagccaaatctgtgatcactcatatttcaaaaaccaaaaatcgattttttttacataaacacacaaaatatctaagttcgctaataacttggccaataagagtttaataaCGAAAAGgggatcgatctgtgatcactcatatttctgaccaaaaatcgattttttttataaaaactcgaaatatctaaaatcgttaggaacttggcaaataagcgttaaatcaagaaaaagagttcgatctgtgatcactcatatttctgtccaaaaatcgatttgtttacataaaaactcaaaatatctaaattagctaataatttggccaataagcgttaaatcaagataaagagcttgatctgtgatcactcgattttttatgtaaaaactcaaaatatttaaaatcgttaatatcttggtcaataagcttttaatcacgaaaaggagatcgatctgtgatcactcatatttcggacaaaaaatcgatttttttacataaaaactcaacatatctaaaatcgttaataaattggccaattagcgtttaatcacgaaaaggagcttgatctgtgaacactcatatttcggaccaataatcgatttttttacataaaaactcaaaatatctaaattagctaataacttggccaataagtgttaaatcaagaaaaagagttcgatctgtgatcactcatatttctgacgcttctatgtatattttgttctaTGACCAtaattgtacatattttaaaatcaaatgtaatcAAACATAACCCAAACCTATACGAATAATAGTTATTATTCAAACAATAcgtatttttcctttttaactatttttacatatttcaaaccgcttctcacaaattcacaaatcgaacacaagcattttttaatttggacaggacaacgtctgtcgggtcagctagtatgtaaataaattaaagcaaTGCTTTTTATCTTCAATACAAATATCTTATTTGCGTCATTGCAGTTGTAGCAAAAACGaagtaatattttatactaCATAATATATAGATTAGAAAATCgtatatacacacagaaaaaggATTGGTTGGAAAACGGTTACAACTATGAAAATTTAGTAGAATAAATCAATATTGTGTTGTAgtcattgaaaatttataaattcaacaGATTATCTTTATTTATAAGTGAAAAATCATAATTATAATAGAATAGAGGTTCCTATAATTGTATTATTAGTTAGCATAATCAATTTGCGTCTGGTAAACATTAAATTAAGGAATTCGGCAGAGAGGACTGAAGTTTTCAGTTACAATAACCAATAAATTcggtcataaaataaaaaaaacaaattcggtGATTACAACCGACAAATAATgattataaaaactataaaatttgtttgacagttttcgaaaaataaataataaattaattagaaattaaacaaaaattgtgtacacacacttaaaagtaaaatattaattaaaatacataaataaaagttatcaCAACAGAGCGCAGTAACACTCGGTCTTAGGACGGTAAGTAAGCCACTCGTGGTTAATTTATGTAATatgaatttcacttttttcactGCATTTTTTACAGACGATTTTATAGACTAACACAAAATTGGCCAATTTTTGACCTGGGGTAATGTAAACTTAATCGTACTCTttcttgtaaataataaatcatCCAGTTGGAGAATTCTTCATTAAAGCAGATCGTTATACATACTTCCAAGTGCTTCTTCATGTTTTAATGAATGTTAGTTAAATGTCTGACTGGTACTCAATTGATGAAAGAACGATTAACGGTAAGGAAGTTGTGAATTTGCTATATTTCAACCTTTTTGTTACAATCATTCActtatttaatgattttgtaaATTCTCTTTAGCATTATCATCAATTATTTCTTTCGTAAAGATCAATATCGTTATTGTACGTCCCCATTTTTCGTCAAGCCTCAATGGTGATACGTGGTATAAACTGAATTATTTGGTAATATGTGTACCGGTGTCCATGtagcttttgaaaatatatattttgttatcagAAGCATGTATGTATGAACTGCAGCATTCAAGTAAATCAAATTTATCTGAATTACGACATAAAGATAAATTTGAACGTTTTTTCATCTCACAggaataataaattattgtatataattatttatattaatgtatgttaaagaaattgcaataaataaattataacatatatttagtaataataaaaaatatatttatttttaattgggcCATTCTAatgtaattatataaaaattgctgGTTATTcctaccgaattattttttaaataacagttGTGAATATCATATAAACAGTAGTCAGAATCGAATTATGTGATAGTACAcgcaaccgacaaaattcgattggcgccaaattcggttgtgaatacgaatctgttttctctgtgtacctaCTCTTCTTCATAATAAGTATTGCAAGGAAAATATGCTAATTATGAATCTAAAGAAGCAACGTATGCAAGAAGTGATCATCTCAAGGCTATATGTACAGCCACTATGTGAATTATCATCAGTTTAAAGTCACCTAAGTCTCCATGATCTATCTAAATCAATTGATGAATACCTTACAAATACGGAAAAACTATTCAACACAgatgaaaacacatttttcttttgtttagcGATTTAACTTCCTATATATTTTACAACATCCTTAACActtatacattttattcaatttctTAATATCACCATCACTTAATGCAAGTCGTTGACCAATCTTTGTGTTTTCACCCTTCAAAGGAATGATGGTATCTTTACCATTTTTCGAAAATGCCTTAGGTCCATAATGCAAAACACTACCATAATCATATGCTACACCAAAATCGGTAACAACTGAAGATTtaaacttgttaaaattttgctttttatcTTCTAAAATATTGTTCCAGACAATGCGAATGTAATTGTCACGATCGGCAGCTCTTTGTTGATGATAAAACCCCAGAGAATGTAACAATTCGTGCATAATACTGCCTTTTCTAAAGCAACCCTTGTCCAGAGGACCAAtacgtaaatttaaattttgctctgCTCCAGTATAACCGACCCTGGCACTACAGCCGTTTGTATTGCCATTAATTCTGACAAAGGCCTTTGTGGTAGCTGTGGCATGACGAAAACGTATACAGCTGACAGATTCTATAGTTTTCATGCCTTGCAGGATATATAATGTGTGGTTGACATCTGTGAAGCATAGAATCCCCATAAGAATTTATTAAAGTCCCTGAAATCTGGTATTATTCTAACTTACCAAACCCTGGCTGAATTTTAAAGCGCACCACTCCATTAGGCCATCTTTTTGCAGTATCCACAGCACCATTACGTGTGAAATCTACTTCCATATCACCTTCGTAGAAACCACTGGTTAATTCAGGATCATCCTCCACTCGTTCAATTTCAACCGGTCCCGCCAGGCATCTAGCCATATATAAGACGAGTAGTAGAAAGAATCCCATGAACTTGTTCATACTTCaatgaatttttgttacaataatgCATCTCCCAAATGTTGTctactttatataaaaatttcaaaaattcttcaaataaaaaactggCCAATGacctcttaaaattttatataacaatgttattaaatccattaaaatttaactaagttaaatctaattttatactaattatataataaaaataatacacaaaTTTGTATGTAAGCCAGTTATTTTAGATGATAACTTATCATATTGTATAATTTACAAATGTAGTAATAATTGCAACATGCAAGGCAGAACAAAAAGatcataaaatgaaataaattgcaGAATAATGTTGGAATAATGGAAAAATATTCAAGTACGTTGCTGCTGGAGTTATTGAACTAATACACTGtacatcaaaataaaatacaaataatagaTAACCTATCTTCAGCTGAAGCAATGATCTCCAAAGATAGATTTGATCTTATCAACACGAAGTGATATTGACTCCACTTGATTGCTTGCATGTAGAGATCTACCATGTTAGGGAATCACATTACAATCACAGAACAATTATGggttttgcttcaaaaatgtcgaattttataccaacgacgaatcgtcatatgcggggaATTTAGCTTTActactttaatttgaaaaaaagtaccgctga comes from Calliphora vicina chromosome 2, idCalVici1.1, whole genome shotgun sequence and encodes:
- the LOC135952354 gene encoding seminal metalloprotease 1-like → MNKFMGFFLLLVLYMARCLAGPVEIERVEDDPELTSGFYEGDMEVDFTRNGAVDTAKRWPNGVVRFKIQPGFDVNHTLYILQGMKTIESVSCIRFRHATATTKAFVRINGNTNGCSARVGYTGAEQNLNLRIGPLDKGCFRKGSIMHELLHSLGFYHQQRAADRDNYIRIVWNNILEDKKQNFNKFKSSVVTDFGVAYDYGSVLHYGPKAFSKNGKDTIIPLKGENTKIGQRLALSDGDIKKLNKMYKC